The DNA window AACAGCCGAGCTACCTCCCGACCAAGCGGCGCGCCACCGCAGCCAAGCACCTGAAGTGAGCTCAAGTCGAACTTTTTAGTCAAATTCGATTTGACAAACGCCAGCACAAGCGGCGGCGATACCGGCATGAAAGTAACCTTGTACTTCTCGATGGCTCTCAGCATCTCCGCAAATTCAAACCTCTCCGTCAAAACTACGGTATCCGCCGACAAAACCGCCCCTAACAACATAAAGAAACCGAACACGTGGAACAGTGGCACGGTGAAGAATGTCACCGATCGCGGTGGATTGTCGCTACCGTCAGCTTCGATAGTGTTGTGGTGATGAATCGCCGCCATCATTGCGATTAAGTTACGTTGAGACATCATCACGCCCTTTACCCGCCCGGTGGTTCCGGAAGAATATAAAATCGCTGCCGAATCGGACTGATTTACCTTGATTCGTTTAATGACGTTACCGTCGATATTGGACTGAGTTAAGAAAGATAGAAACTCGGGCGAGTCCAAGAGGATAGTTTCGTGTTTGAGAGATGGAATCTTATGAGAGGTTTGTGAAGTAGCAAAGGCAATAACCGGTTTACTGAGCTGGACCTGGTGAGAGATTTCCGAGTTGGAACCAAGCGGGTTAGCGGGAGAGACGATGATTCCCAACGACATGAGAGCAAAGTAAAGCACAGGGATATGAAGAGAAGTAGGGGAGAGGACGAAAGCGACATCGTTTTGGGACAGAGAGTAGCGTTTTTTGAGACAGTAAGCAAGGGAACGGACCTGAGAAACGAATTGAGAGTAACTCAGCGTTTGGCCGGTGGTTGCATTGACGGCGAAAGGGGTGGCGCCGCTGGTGGAAATGGAAGagaagatggagagacaatattCCGCGACGGAAAGAGGCTGATCAGCTGGCGGGAGAGGGACGGGCTGCCTTAAGCTACTGTAAATTCTCGTTTCGTAACAGAATCCGGCGTTTGAAAGGCTTGGATttctttccgccatggaaatgGAGATTGAAGTGAAGCTGGTCGGTAATTcaaaatgttagaaattaaattaaattatgtctCAAATTTGGTTTTGGCGAagctttatttaattaaattaaacatatagaCAATGATTGATTTGAGGTATATAGAGTTTGGACTTTTCTTATTATTGTTTTCGGTGATCAACTTATATTGGACTTTTATGTAAGAAATATTAAACGTATTAAGTTAATTTTTGcacttataaatatataaaatttggagaatttatttttaattattctaactcatttatatttaatatgttattacattttaatcactgcGAAGTAAAAATAAACAGACATAGcacattaaattatattttaaataaaaatattaagttttaacgtgaaagttattaaaaaagaaaaaaaaggttttcCCCAGCACAAGTCAAATCTTACTCCTGttaaaaaagtttgtattcaattgGAATTGGAATTGGAATTGCTCACGTCACGTGGGGATTAATGCATGAACCCTTTTTTTGTTAATTACAAATTTCATCTATGGTATTATTGTCTAAACTGgatatattaaaaattcaaagcaATTATTGCCTGTACCCCTTGAAAAGACTCAATTATTATCTTAAGCTTCAAACtaataattagttttaaatataaTGATCCAACTCATTAAATTTAATctcaaattaccaaaaaaaaccaaatttcacAACAAAATAGATTTCCAA is part of the Gossypium hirsutum isolate 1008001.06 chromosome D11, Gossypium_hirsutum_v2.1, whole genome shotgun sequence genome and encodes:
- the LOC107912089 gene encoding 4-coumarate--CoA ligase-like 9 isoform X1 encodes the protein MAERNPSLSNAGFCYETRIYSSLRQPVPLPPADQPLSVAEYCLSIFSSISTSGATPFAVNATTGQTLSYSQFVSQVRSLAYCLKKRYSLSQNDVAFVLSPTSLHIPVLYFALMSLGIIVSPANPLGSNSEISHQVQLSKPVIAFATSQTSHKIPSLKHETILLDSPEFLSFLTQSNIDGNVIKRIKVNQSDSAAILYSSGTTGRVKGVMMSQRNLIAMMAAIHHHNTIEADGSDNPPRSVTFFTVPLFHVFGFFMLLGAVLSADTVVLTERFEFAEMLRAIEKYKVTFMPVSPPLVLAFVKSNLTKKFDLSSLQVLGCGGAPLGREVARLFNEKFPNVLLLQGYGLTETGGGATNVLGPEEAARYGTVGRLAENMEAKIVDPETGESLPPGQRGELWLRGPTVMKGYLGDEKATAETLDSEGWLKTGDICYFDTEGFLYIVDRLKELIKYKAYQVPPAELEHLLHSHPQIADAAVVPYPDEEAGQIPMAYVVRNPGSSLTAAQTMDFIAKQVAPYKKIRRVAFIDSIPKNPAGKILRRELVNHTGGLSRL
- the LOC107912089 gene encoding 4-coumarate--CoA ligase-like 9 isoform X2 translates to MAERNPSLSNAGFCYETRIYSSLRQPVPLPPADQPLSVAEYCLSIFSSISTSGATPFAVNATTGQTLSYSQFVSQVQLSKPVIAFATSQTSHKIPSLKHETILLDSPEFLSFLTQSNIDGNVIKRIKVNQSDSAAILYSSGTTGRVKGVMMSQRNLIAMMAAIHHHNTIEADGSDNPPRSVTFFTVPLFHVFGFFMLLGAVLSADTVVLTERFEFAEMLRAIEKYKVTFMPVSPPLVLAFVKSNLTKKFDLSSLQVLGCGGAPLGREVARLFNEKFPNVLLLQGYGLTETGGGATNVLGPEEAARYGTVGRLAENMEAKIVDPETGESLPPGQRGELWLRGPTVMKGYLGDEKATAETLDSEGWLKTGDICYFDTEGFLYIVDRLKELIKYKAYQVPPAELEHLLHSHPQIADAAVVPYPDEEAGQIPMAYVVRNPGSSLTAAQTMDFIAKQVAPYKKIRRVAFIDSIPKNPAGKILRRELVNHTGGLSRL